A window of Streptomyces sp. SAI-127 contains these coding sequences:
- a CDS encoding ATP-binding cassette domain-containing protein — MGHLEAAHLEYYLPDGRALLGDVSFRVGEGAVVALVGPNGAGKTTLLRLISGELKPHGGTVTVSGGLGVMRQFVGSVRDETTVRDLLVSVAPPRIREAAQAVDRAEHLIMTVDDEAAQLKYAQALSDWAEVRGYESETLWDMCTMAALGVPYDKAQFRQVRTLSGGEQKRLVLEALLRGTDQVLLLDEPDNYLDVPGKRWLEERLKETRKTVLFVSHDRELLSRAAEKIVSVEPSPAGADAWVHGGGFATYHEARRERFARFEELRRRWDEKHAQLKKLVLNLRQAASISHELASRYQAAQTRLRKFEEAGPPPEPPREQDIKMRLKGGRTGVRAVTCTGLELTGLMKPFDLEVFYGERVAVLGSNGSGKSHFLRLLAGDSTVAHTGQWKLGARVVPGHFAQTHAHPELFGRTLLDILWKEHAQDRGAAMSRLRRYELTGQAEQGFDRLSGGQQARFQILLLELQGVTALLLDEPTDNLDLESAEALQEGLEAFDGTVLAVTHDRWFARSFDRYLVFGSDGRVRETAEPVWDERRVERAR, encoded by the coding sequence ATGGGACATCTGGAAGCAGCGCACCTCGAGTACTACCTCCCCGACGGGAGGGCGCTGCTCGGCGACGTGTCCTTCCGGGTGGGGGAAGGGGCCGTCGTGGCCCTCGTCGGGCCCAACGGCGCCGGCAAGACCACCCTGCTGCGGCTGATCTCCGGCGAGCTGAAACCGCACGGCGGGACGGTCACCGTGAGTGGCGGCCTCGGGGTGATGCGCCAGTTCGTGGGGTCCGTACGGGACGAGACGACCGTACGGGACCTGCTCGTGTCGGTCGCGCCGCCGCGGATCAGGGAGGCCGCGCAGGCCGTCGACCGGGCCGAGCACCTGATCATGACCGTCGACGACGAGGCCGCCCAGCTGAAGTACGCGCAGGCCCTCTCCGACTGGGCCGAGGTGCGCGGGTACGAGTCCGAGACGCTCTGGGACATGTGCACCATGGCCGCGCTCGGGGTGCCGTACGACAAGGCGCAGTTCCGGCAGGTGCGGACCCTGTCCGGCGGTGAGCAGAAGCGGCTGGTGCTGGAGGCGCTGCTGCGCGGCACGGACCAGGTGCTGCTGCTCGACGAGCCGGACAACTACCTCGACGTGCCCGGCAAGCGCTGGCTGGAGGAGCGGCTGAAGGAGACCCGCAAGACGGTCCTCTTCGTCTCCCACGACCGGGAGCTGCTCTCCCGGGCCGCCGAGAAGATCGTGTCGGTGGAGCCCTCGCCCGCCGGGGCGGACGCCTGGGTGCACGGCGGCGGTTTCGCCACGTACCACGAGGCGCGGCGCGAACGCTTCGCCCGTTTCGAGGAGTTGCGCCGACGCTGGGACGAGAAGCACGCGCAGCTCAAGAAGCTGGTGCTGAATCTCCGTCAGGCGGCCAGCATCAGCCACGAGTTGGCTTCCCGCTACCAGGCGGCCCAGACCCGGCTGCGCAAGTTCGAGGAGGCCGGCCCGCCGCCCGAGCCGCCGCGCGAGCAGGACATCAAGATGCGGCTCAAGGGCGGCCGTACCGGTGTAAGGGCCGTCACCTGCACGGGACTTGAACTGACAGGCCTGATGAAGCCCTTCGATCTGGAGGTCTTCTACGGCGAACGCGTCGCCGTCCTCGGCTCCAACGGCTCCGGCAAGTCGCACTTCCTGCGGCTGCTGGCGGGGGACTCCACCGTGGCGCACACGGGGCAGTGGAAGCTCGGGGCGAGGGTCGTGCCCGGGCACTTCGCGCAGACACATGCCCACCCCGAGCTCTTCGGCCGCACCCTTCTCGACATCCTCTGGAAGGAGCACGCCCAGGACCGGGGCGCCGCGATGTCCCGGCTGCGCCGCTACGAGCTGACCGGCCAGGCCGAGCAGGGCTTCGACCGGCTCTCCGGCGGCCAGCAGGCCCGCTTCCAGATCCTCCTCCTGGAGCTCCAGGGCGTCACAGCGCTCCTTTTGGACGAGCCCACGGACAACCTTGACCTGGAGTCCGCGGAGGCCCTCCAGGAGGGCCTGGAGGCCTTCGACGGCACGGTCCTCGCGGTCACCCACGACCGCTGGTTCGCGCGCTCCTTCGACCGGTACCTGGTCTTCGGCTCGGACGGGCGGGTGCGCGAGACGGCGGAGCCGGTGTGGGACGAGCGACGCGTGGAACGGGCCCGGTAA
- a CDS encoding bifunctional phosphatase PAP2/diacylglycerol kinase family protein, with protein sequence MSPDVDLTARRPGPLRDRLLALDSRLFEFAAGRNWPAAEPVLPRLSRSANHGVLWFATAAAMAASRTPRSRRAAARGLASLTLASLTINTLGKRSVRRTRPVLDPVPLVRQLKRQPITTSFPSGHSASAAAFATGVALESPTWGAAVAPIAWSVALSRVYTGVHFPSDVLAGAALGAGAAFAVRGLVPTRAQVVPPARPRAQVPALPDGEGLVMVANTASGTAERVRALHDGLPLAEIVECEPTDVRAELEKAAARATVLGVCGGDGTVNAAAEIALRHGVPLAVLPGGTLNHFAYDLGVEGARDLTRAVRQGEAVRVDAGRFSGDGREGVFVNACSLGVYPELVRERERWSRRIGGWPAGVVGALRVLRADRHPLEAGFRGRTRPLWLLFVGNGTYHRMGLTPGRRTDLADGQFDVRVVHGGRRPALRLLAAAVAGPLTRSPAHAAVQVGRLHLSGVAPGTLLAYDGEVTEVEGEVTLEKLPEALTVYRPLPRN encoded by the coding sequence ATGAGCCCAGACGTAGACCTCACCGCCCGCCGCCCCGGCCCCCTGCGCGACCGCCTCCTCGCCCTGGACTCCCGTCTCTTCGAGTTCGCGGCCGGCCGGAACTGGCCCGCGGCCGAGCCGGTCCTCCCCCGGCTGAGCAGAAGCGCGAACCACGGCGTGCTCTGGTTCGCCACCGCCGCCGCGATGGCCGCGAGCCGCACCCCGCGCTCCCGCCGCGCGGCAGCCCGGGGCCTGGCCTCCCTGACCCTCGCCTCCCTGACCATCAACACGCTCGGCAAGCGCTCGGTCCGCCGCACCCGCCCCGTCCTGGACCCGGTCCCCCTGGTCCGGCAGCTGAAGCGGCAGCCGATCACGACCTCGTTCCCCTCCGGCCACTCCGCGTCGGCGGCGGCCTTCGCGACCGGTGTCGCGCTGGAGTCCCCGACCTGGGGAGCCGCGGTGGCCCCGATCGCCTGGTCGGTCGCGCTCTCCCGCGTCTACACCGGTGTGCACTTCCCGAGCGACGTCCTGGCCGGCGCGGCGCTGGGCGCGGGCGCCGCGTTCGCCGTACGGGGCCTGGTGCCGACGCGCGCCCAGGTCGTGCCGCCGGCCCGGCCCCGCGCGCAGGTGCCGGCGCTGCCGGACGGCGAGGGTCTGGTGATGGTGGCGAACACCGCGTCGGGCACCGCCGAGCGGGTGCGCGCCCTGCACGACGGGCTGCCGCTGGCCGAGATCGTCGAGTGCGAACCGACGGACGTGCGGGCCGAGTTGGAGAAGGCGGCGGCCCGCGCCACGGTGCTCGGCGTGTGCGGCGGCGACGGCACGGTCAACGCGGCCGCCGAGATCGCCCTGCGCCATGGCGTGCCGCTCGCGGTACTGCCCGGCGGCACCCTGAACCACTTCGCCTACGACCTCGGCGTGGAGGGGGCGCGGGACCTGACCCGGGCCGTCCGGCAGGGCGAGGCCGTGCGCGTGGACGCGGGCCGGTTCAGCGGCGACGGCCGCGAGGGTGTCTTCGTCAACGCGTGCAGCCTGGGCGTGTATCCGGAGCTGGTGCGCGAGCGGGAGCGCTGGTCGCGCCGGATCGGCGGCTGGCCTGCCGGGGTGGTCGGGGCGCTGCGGGTGCTGCGGGCCGACCGGCATCCGCTGGAGGCCGGGTTCCGGGGCCGGACCAGGCCGCTGTGGCTGCTGTTCGTCGGCAACGGCACCTACCACCGGATGGGGCTCACCCCGGGCCGCCGCACCGACCTCGCCGACGGACAGTTCGACGTGCGGGTCGTGCACGGCGGACGCCGGCCCGCGCTGCGTCTGCTCGCCGCCGCGGTGGCGGGTCCCCTGACCCGCTCCCCCGCCCATGCGGCGGTCCAGGTGGGGCGGCTGCACCTGTCGGGTGTCGCGCCGGGCACGCTCCTCGCCTACGACGGTGAGGTGACCGAGGTGGAGGGCGAGGTGACGCTGGAGAAGCTGCCGGAGGCACTCACCGTGTACCGCCCGCTCC